One part of the Pseudomonadota bacterium genome encodes these proteins:
- a CDS encoding alpha/beta hydrolase, which yields MRRPITLPAILRSPDRPGGAPLYRNFTSQAEIDAQYDVENSVPDFGQYVDFFLGNSTRVREKLSPTLDVSFGPTVAEHLDIYPAANADAPLHMFIHGGYWHSLSSKEFSFVAEGLVDAGVTMVINNYALCPDVTMTEIVRQNRAAIAWLYQNAATFGADQNRIFVSGHSAGGHLTAMLLATDWAGSYGLPSDVVKGGTSISGLFDLAPFVHSWLQPKLQLTEREIEQNSPIRHLPAQASPLIVTLGGDESEEFHRQSEAFLAAWTENGLTGESLDLPGRNHFTVLEDYLAASSPLCQAIRRQMQV from the coding sequence ATGCGACGCCCTATCACCCTGCCTGCTATTTTGCGATCGCCCGACCGCCCGGGTGGGGCGCCGCTCTATCGCAATTTTACCTCGCAAGCCGAGATCGATGCGCAGTACGACGTTGAGAACAGCGTGCCTGACTTTGGTCAGTATGTTGATTTTTTCCTAGGAAATAGCACCCGAGTTCGCGAGAAGCTTTCTCCCACGCTCGATGTTTCGTTTGGTCCGACAGTGGCGGAGCATCTCGACATTTACCCGGCGGCAAATGCGGACGCCCCCCTCCACATGTTCATCCATGGCGGATATTGGCATTCGCTCAGCAGCAAGGAGTTTAGCTTTGTCGCGGAAGGCCTGGTCGACGCGGGCGTCACCATGGTCATCAACAATTACGCGCTTTGTCCCGATGTCACGATGACGGAAATCGTCCGGCAGAACCGCGCGGCAATTGCCTGGCTCTATCAAAATGCGGCGACGTTTGGCGCGGATCAAAACCGAATTTTTGTCTCAGGCCATTCGGCCGGGGGACATCTGACTGCGATGCTTCTGGCGACCGATTGGGCCGGTAGCTACGGATTGCCGAGCGATGTTGTGAAGGGCGGCACGTCGATCAGCGGGCTGTTTGATCTCGCGCCGTTTGTCCATTCCTGGTTACAACCGAAGCTGCAATTGACGGAACGGGAAATTGAGCAAAACAGCCCGATCCGGCATCTCCCTGCGCAGGCCTCACCGCTGATCGTGACGCTCGGCGGTGACGAGTCCGAAGAGTTTCACCGTCAGTCCGAGGCGTTCCTCGCGGCGTGGACGGAAAACGGGCTGACCGGCGAATCTTTAGACCTTCCCGGGCGCAACCAC
- a CDS encoding LysR family transcriptional regulator, with translation MDWDNIKVFLALSRAGSVRAAAKGLGISHTTVARRIGALEADLEVCLFDRRAEGYTLTGIGERFIARAETIESEAFGLERDIVGRDGKLSGAITVTLAAPLASHLLMSDFARFAALYPNIEIRLAITYDILDLARREADVAIRSTTKPPENLIGRRGPAIHYAAYATHDYLAAHDVTSKSTTASWIGWDDDGENPKWVRQSDHPNISARWHIPDVAVQVEAAKAALGIAYLPCFLADPIPELARIPPGRSHARWPCWVLTHPDLRATERVRVFVRFIIEALKAKEDLLTGQSVILTPARRGARRPGTPSRSPERIGAD, from the coding sequence ATGGATTGGGACAATATTAAGGTTTTTCTTGCCCTGTCTCGCGCGGGCTCGGTGCGCGCAGCGGCGAAGGGTCTGGGCATCAGCCACACAACGGTAGCCCGGCGAATCGGTGCGCTGGAAGCGGATCTCGAAGTCTGCCTGTTTGACCGCCGGGCGGAGGGCTACACCCTGACCGGTATCGGCGAACGATTTATCGCGCGCGCCGAAACCATTGAGAGCGAGGCCTTCGGCTTGGAGCGCGATATCGTCGGGCGCGACGGCAAGCTCTCCGGCGCGATCACTGTCACTCTTGCCGCACCTCTGGCCTCGCATTTACTGATGTCGGATTTCGCCCGCTTTGCCGCGCTCTATCCGAACATAGAAATACGCCTGGCCATCACCTACGACATCCTCGACCTGGCCCGGCGCGAGGCCGATGTGGCAATCCGGTCGACCACCAAGCCGCCTGAAAACCTGATCGGCCGGCGCGGGCCGGCGATTCATTACGCCGCTTACGCCACACATGATTATTTGGCGGCGCATGATGTCACGTCCAAAAGCACAACGGCGAGTTGGATCGGCTGGGATGACGACGGCGAAAATCCGAAATGGGTGCGCCAGAGTGATCATCCTAATATCTCCGCGCGCTGGCACATTCCAGATGTCGCGGTTCAGGTGGAGGCAGCCAAGGCGGCGCTCGGCATAGCCTATCTGCCCTGCTTCCTCGCCGACCCCATCCCTGAACTTGCGCGCATACCGCCGGGGCGGAGCCATGCCAGGTGGCCGTGCTGGGTGTTAACGCACCCGGACCTCCGCGCCACGGAGCGGGTGCGCGTCTTCGTGCGCTTCATCATAGAGGCTCTAAAGGCCAAGGAAGATCTGCTGACCGGACAAAGCGTAATCCTCACGCCAGCGCGGCGCGGCGCGCGCCGACCAGGTACGCCATCTCGTTCGCCCGAGCGAATTGGAGCTGATTGA
- the araD gene encoding L-arabinonate dehydratase — protein MTEHRKTPETLRSARWFAPDDLRSFGHRSRQMQMGYDKQDWDGKPIIAIVNTWSDAQPCHAHFKQRVEDVKRGVLQAGGFPMELPALSLSESLVKPTSMLYRNMLAMDVEEMLRCHPIDGAVLMGGCDKTTPGLIMGAVSAGMPLIYLPAGPMLRGNYRGETLGSGSDSWKFWDERRAGTIDGEEWQAVEAGIARSYGHCMTMGTASTMTGIAEALGLTLPGASSIPAADANHIRMSAGCGRRIVDMVWEDLTPAKIINRRSVDNAVTVAMAMGCSTNAIIHLLAMARRAGVDLTLDDLDAAGRHVPVIANIRPSGTTYLMEDFYYAGGLRGMMSRLKDKLNLHAMTVSGKTLGETLEGASVHNDDVIKTIDDPIYHEGSLAVLRGNLAPDGAVIKPAACDPRLLNHEGPALVFDSYSDLKSRIDDDDLDVTADSILILRNAGPEGGPGMPEWGMLPIPKKLLKQGVRDMVRLSDARMSGTSYGACILHCAPESFIGGPLALVKTGDIIRLDVPNRTIDMVVSDADLASRKAAWKKPQRKYERGYGWMFSQHIKQANEGCDFDFLETGFGAPVSEPEIF, from the coding sequence ATGACCGAACATCGAAAAACCCCTGAAACCCTGCGCAGCGCCCGCTGGTTCGCGCCGGATGATTTGCGTTCCTTTGGCCATCGTTCGCGCCAAATGCAGATGGGTTATGACAAGCAAGACTGGGACGGCAAGCCCATCATCGCCATCGTCAATACCTGGTCCGATGCACAGCCCTGCCATGCCCATTTCAAGCAGCGCGTCGAGGACGTCAAACGCGGCGTCCTGCAGGCCGGCGGGTTCCCGATGGAATTGCCGGCGCTGTCACTGTCGGAGAGCCTGGTCAAGCCGACCAGCATGCTCTACCGCAATATGCTGGCGATGGATGTGGAAGAAATGCTGCGCTGTCACCCGATCGACGGCGCCGTGCTGATGGGCGGCTGCGATAAAACCACGCCCGGCCTCATCATGGGCGCCGTCAGCGCCGGCATGCCGCTGATCTATTTGCCGGCCGGCCCGATGCTGCGCGGAAATTACCGCGGTGAGACCCTCGGCAGCGGCTCCGATTCATGGAAATTCTGGGATGAACGCCGCGCCGGCACCATCGATGGCGAGGAATGGCAAGCGGTCGAGGCCGGCATCGCCCGCTCCTATGGCCATTGCATGACCATGGGCACCGCCAGCACCATGACCGGCATCGCCGAAGCCCTCGGCCTGACCCTGCCGGGCGCAAGTTCCATCCCCGCAGCCGACGCCAACCATATCCGCATGTCCGCCGGGTGCGGGCGGCGCATCGTCGACATGGTCTGGGAAGATTTGACACCGGCCAAAATCATCAATCGTCGCTCGGTGGACAACGCGGTGACCGTGGCGATGGCCATGGGCTGTTCGACCAACGCGATCATTCATCTGCTGGCGATGGCACGCCGCGCCGGGGTCGATCTGACGCTCGATGATCTCGATGCAGCCGGACGCCATGTGCCGGTCATCGCCAATATCCGCCCCAGCGGCACGACCTATTTGATGGAGGATTTCTATTATGCCGGCGGGTTGCGCGGCATGATGAGCCGCCTAAAGGACAAGCTGAACCTCCATGCCATGACCGTCTCGGGAAAGACGCTGGGCGAAACGCTGGAAGGCGCAAGCGTCCATAACGACGACGTCATCAAGACGATCGACGATCCGATCTATCACGAGGGATCGCTCGCCGTGCTGCGCGGCAATCTGGCGCCCGATGGCGCGGTGATCAAGCCGGCGGCCTGCGACCCGCGCTTGCTCAACCATGAAGGCCCGGCCCTGGTGTTCGACAGCTATTCCGATCTCAAATCACGCATCGATGACGACGATCTCGATGTCACGGCGGATAGCATCCTGATCCTGCGCAATGCCGGGCCTGAGGGCGGACCGGGGATGCCGGAATGGGGCATGTTGCCGATCCCGAAGAAGCTGCTGAAACAGGGTGTCCGCGATATGGTGCGCCTCTCGGACGCGCGCATGAGCGGCACCAGCTACGGCGCTTGTATTCTGCATTGCGCGCCGGAATCCTTCATCGGCGGCCCGCTGGCGCTGGTCAAGACCGGCGACATCATCCGCCTCGATGTACCGAACCGAACCATCGACATGGTGGTCAGCGACGCCGACCTGGCCAGCCGAAAAGCCGCCTGGAAAAAACCGCAACGCAAATACGAGCGCGGCTATGGCTGGATGTTTTCCCAGCATATCAAACAGGCGAATGAAGGCTGCGATTTCGACTTCCTCGAAACCGGCTTCGGCGCCCCCGTCAGCGAACCAGAAATCTTCTGA
- the egtD gene encoding L-histidine N(alpha)-methyltransferase, whose protein sequence is MVEAAAAFSAREITGAADEQDEFRNAVTRGLSAPVKTLECKYFYDETGSALFDQICRAPEYYPTRTEIEILSDCAGEIAEAVGTGAELIELGSGASMKTRILLRALQGPRAYVPVDISADYMRQAAEALQRDFPLLAIAPAVADFSRSFQLAPRGGSGDRLLFFPGSTIGNFDPTEATKFLARMRRDLVPDMFVIGFDLRKDRETLEAAYDDAAGVTAAFNLNLLSRINRELGGNFDLAKFRHAARFNETESRVEMHIVSRQAQTVYIDALEVNFAAGESIHSENSYKYSRASFETLAAAAGWRMDRLWTDEKKLFAVALLVPGG, encoded by the coding sequence ATGGTTGAGGCGGCGGCGGCATTTTCGGCCCGTGAGATAACCGGGGCGGCGGATGAACAAGACGAATTCAGGAACGCCGTGACGCGCGGCCTATCGGCACCGGTAAAAACCCTTGAGTGCAAATATTTTTATGATGAGACGGGCTCGGCCTTGTTCGATCAGATTTGCCGCGCACCGGAATATTATCCCACCCGGACCGAGATCGAGATTCTCTCCGACTGCGCCGGCGAAATTGCCGAGGCGGTGGGGACCGGAGCGGAACTCATCGAACTCGGCAGCGGCGCCAGCATGAAAACGCGCATCCTGCTGCGCGCTCTTCAGGGCCCGCGCGCCTATGTGCCGGTGGATATTTCCGCCGATTATATGCGCCAGGCGGCGGAAGCGCTGCAACGGGATTTTCCGTTGTTGGCCATCGCGCCCGCCGTGGCGGATTTTAGCAGATCGTTCCAGCTCGCGCCGCGTGGCGGCAGCGGCGACAGATTGCTGTTTTTTCCAGGTTCGACGATTGGCAATTTTGATCCCACCGAGGCAACCAAGTTTCTCGCGCGCATGCGCCGCGATCTTGTGCCCGACATGTTCGTCATCGGCTTTGACCTGCGGAAAGACAGAGAAACCCTGGAAGCTGCCTATGACGATGCGGCGGGGGTCACGGCGGCGTTCAATTTGAACTTATTGAGCCGTATTAATCGTGAGCTCGGTGGCAATTTCGATCTTGCTAAATTTCGCCATGCCGCGCGTTTCAATGAAACCGAGAGCCGGGTGGAAATGCATATCGTCAGCCGGCAAGCGCAGACCGTCTACATTGATGCGCTGGAAGTGAATTTCGCTGCGGGTGAAAGCATTCACAGCGAGAATTCCTACAAATATTCCCGCGCCTCGTTCGAAACCCTGGCGGCAGCGGCAGGCTGGCGCATGGACCGCCTGTGGACGGACGAAAAGAAACTGTTTGCCGTCGCTTTGCTCGTGCCGGGCGGCTAA
- the egtB gene encoding ergothioneine biosynthesis protein EgtB encodes MTVKQGQNPQTSHLLSEYLEVRRHSQSLVAGLSDADATVQSMPDASPAKWHLAHTTWFFETMIVLPENGDDRAFDPDYAFLFNSYYESLGARHPRPNRGMLTRPSLAEVIAYRDHVDAGIEKLLRGGVSQAVEDLVTLGIHHEQQHQELLLTDILHLFAQNPMRPAYKAPQPLAYGAPDAPEEDWSAYEGGLIEIGDAGNGFAFDSEGPRHEILVRPYRLAPRTVTNGEWIAFMEDGGYADPLLWLSDGWAWVQAEGWQAPNYWCRQEGEWHAMTLRGFQPIDPRTPVCHISYFEADAYARWAGKRLPDEAEWENAAATLAPEGNFAPSGRLRPAVAAAQSTQLKQMFGDVWEWTRSPFVAYPGFKPEAGAVGEYNGKFMSGQYVLRGGSCVTPGMHIRATYRNFFQPEKRWQFSGLRLAEDC; translated from the coding sequence ATGACCGTCAAACAGGGCCAAAATCCTCAAACGAGCCACCTTCTGAGCGAATATTTGGAGGTGCGCCGCCACAGCCAAAGCCTCGTGGCCGGACTTTCCGACGCCGATGCAACGGTGCAATCCATGCCGGACGCCAGCCCGGCGAAATGGCATCTGGCGCATACAACGTGGTTTTTTGAGACGATGATTGTGTTGCCGGAAAACGGCGATGATCGTGCGTTCGACCCGGACTATGCGTTTCTCTTCAACTCCTATTACGAATCGCTTGGCGCGCGCCATCCGCGGCCAAACCGCGGCATGCTGACGCGCCCTTCTTTGGCCGAAGTCATAGCTTATCGCGACCATGTTGACGCGGGCATCGAGAAATTGCTGCGCGGCGGCGTTTCGCAGGCGGTTGAAGATTTGGTGACGCTGGGTATTCACCATGAGCAGCAGCATCAGGAGTTGCTGTTGACCGATATCTTGCATTTGTTCGCGCAAAACCCGATGCGCCCGGCCTACAAGGCGCCGCAGCCCCTCGCCTATGGTGCGCCGGATGCGCCGGAGGAAGATTGGTCCGCTTATGAGGGCGGGTTGATCGAAATCGGCGATGCCGGGAACGGGTTCGCTTTCGACAGTGAGGGGCCGCGCCATGAAATTCTTGTGCGCCCCTATCGCCTGGCGCCCCGCACCGTCACAAATGGCGAGTGGATCGCCTTCATGGAGGATGGCGGGTATGCCGATCCGTTGCTGTGGTTGTCGGATGGCTGGGCCTGGGTACAGGCGGAAGGCTGGCAGGCGCCCAACTATTGGTGCCGACAGGAGGGCGAATGGCACGCCATGACTTTGCGTGGCTTTCAACCCATCGACCCGCGGACGCCGGTCTGCCACATCAGCTATTTTGAAGCCGATGCCTATGCGCGCTGGGCCGGCAAGCGTTTGCCCGACGAAGCAGAGTGGGAGAATGCCGCCGCCACGCTCGCCCCGGAAGGAAATTTCGCGCCGTCGGGCCGTTTGCGCCCGGCCGTTGCGGCGGCGCAATCCACACAACTTAAGCAGATGTTTGGTGACGTTTGGGAATGGACGCGAAGCCCCTTCGTCGCCTATCCCGGGTTCAAGCCGGAGGCCGGCGCGGTGGGCGAATATAATGGCAAGTTCATGTCGGGCCAATATGTGTTGCGTGGCGGGTCCTGTGTGACCCCGGGCATGCATATCCGCGCCACGTATCGAAATTTCTTTCAACCCGAAAAGCGCTGGCAATTTTCCGGCCTGCGCCTGGCGGAGGATTGCTGA